A region from the Spea bombifrons isolate aSpeBom1 chromosome 7, aSpeBom1.2.pri, whole genome shotgun sequence genome encodes:
- the CXCR4 gene encoding C-X-C chemokine receptor type 4 → MDVFSGGIDISFTEDNSTEINGSEDFDDFRSPCFSQENNDFNRIFLPTIYSFIFLLGIIGNGLVVLVMGYQKKSRTMTDKYRLHLSVADLLFVFTLPFWSVDAAIGWYFKEFLCKAVHVIYTVNLYSSVLILAFISLDRYLAIVHATNSQGSRKLLAEKVVYAGVWLPALLLTVPDLVFASVSDEDGYYVCDRIYPLDQRDNWTIGFRFLHITVGLVLPGLIILTCYCVIISKLSHSKGHQKRKALKTTVILILAFFACWLPYYICLTTDTFMLLGIIEHDCVLEAVIHKWISITEALAFFHCCLNPILYAFLGAKFKTSAQNAFTSVSRGSSLKILSKKRAGLSSVSTESESSSFHSS, encoded by the exons ATGGACGTG TTTTCCGGTGGCATCGATATAAGCTTTACAGAAGATAACAGCACTGAGATAAATGGTTCGGAAGATTTCGATGATTTCCGAAGCCCATGTTTCTCACAGGAGAACAACGACTTCAACCGAATTTTTCTGCCGACCATTTATTCTTTCATATTCCTGCTGGGAATCATCGGGAACGGACTGGTCGTATTGGTTATGGGCTACCAAAAGAAATCGAGAACCATGACCGATAAGTACCGGCTACACCTGTCGGTCGCCGACCTTCTCTTTGTCTTCACGCTACCGTTTTGGTCAGTAGATGCCGCCATTGGATGGTATTTTAAAGAATTTCTATGCAAGGCCGTCCATGTCATTTACACCGTTAACCTATACAGCAGTGTCTTGATCTTGGCGTTTATAAGTCTTGATCGCTACCTGGCGATCGTCCATGCCACCAACAGCCAAGGATCGCGGAAGCTTTTGGCTGAGAAAGTGGTGTATGCCGGTGTGTGGCTGCCGGCTTTGCTCTTGACCGTCCCTGACTTGGTGTTTGCCAGCGTGAGCGACGAAGATGGCTACTACGTGTGTGACCGCATCTACCCGCTCGACCAACGGGACAATTGGACCATTGGCTTCCGGTTTCTGCATATCACAGTTGGACTCGTCTTGCCTGGACTTATAATTCTGACCTGCTATTGTGTCATTATCTCCAAACTTTCACACTCCAAGGGTCATCAGAAACGCAAAGCCCTGAAGACCACCGTCATCCTCATCCTTGCCTTCTTTGCCTGTTGGCTTCCCTACTACATATGCCTGACCACCGACACGTTCATGCTGCTCGGAATAATCGAGCACGATTGCGTCCTGGAAGCAGTAATACACAAGTGGATATCCATAACTGAAGCTTTagctttcttccactgttgcctCAACCCTATATTATACGCCTTCCTTGGGGCCAAGTTCAAGACGTCGGCTCAAAACGCCTTTACGTCAGTCAGTAGAGGTTCAAGCCTCAAAATATTATCCAAAAAACGCGCTGGACTTTCATCGGTTTCAACAGAATCCGAGTCCTCGAGTTTCCACTCCAGCTAA